One Helianthus annuus cultivar XRQ/B chromosome 12, HanXRQr2.0-SUNRISE, whole genome shotgun sequence genomic region harbors:
- the LOC118485115 gene encoding muscle M-line assembly protein unc-89-like — protein MRRIVKNDEEDEWSDGEQSGRSHIDRFWKNASYDDQNKVISSIVEVHGKNEKILVTEALIREVINFPDEPESPIRFPERMVKGCMLRMGYQGALNVGNYLKSKFQKPYKFLIHCILMSLSHTKGGYDTMHDYQMNMVTALVLNKKYNFSHIVFHYMAENIRTKSKSWMYPRFVQMLIDHAYPEIDWNIKDDLLVQSHMSNDSLKQLARYHPNHPEPKVGAEFFGFIKDANYVDPDPVDHKNWRNEKEMKEAAYAEELKTIAEFKSIKNEWFVKETGRRRRKATLKIQEGEGSSSKPKKKQKKAAETLLIDEPEEDEPVVAAEEDPFNVDEHMMFNIEVLESGPTVEVEQVVNIEAQKGKEKVIDDIEGDDVDKSTTSSSSSSEEEVVDETERLRRIQEATEKEKLLRKRKRQEKDDDDAYVPSPEHVSESQSPASGRKKGGARKKVVSPKIRKVTPKISKPKIVLKKKPTEETRKPQTPPHEPTPPQSPIHLSPRQPTPPQQSSPPKQPTPPRQPSPIQLSPLHLSPPPQQTLFTSQEIFQTPPPTEI, from the exons ATGAGGAGGATAGTGAAAAACGATGAAGAAGACGAATGGTCGGACGGTGAACAGAGTGGCAG ATCTCATATAGACcgtttctggaagaatgcaaGCTACGATGATCAGAACAAAGTAATTTCATCAATTGTTGAGGTGCATGGTAAAAATGAGAAGATACTGGTCACTGAAGCACTTATTCGTGAAGTTATTAATTTTCCGGATGAGCCAGAGTCGCCAATAAGATTTCCAGAACGAATGGTGAAAGGATGCATGCTTAGAATGGGTTATCAGGGAGCATTGAATGTCGGAAACTATTTAAAGTCGAAATTTCAGAAACCATACAAATTCCTTATTCATTGTATTTTGATGTCGCTTAGCCATACAAAGGGAGGTTATGATACAATGCACGACTATCAAATGAACATGGTGACTGCATTAGTTTTGAACAAAAAGTACAACTTCTCGCATATTGTTTTTCACTATATGGCCGAGAATATTAGGACGAAGAGCAAGTCTTGGATGTATCCTCGATTCGTGCAGATGTTGATCGATCACGCTTATCCAGAAATTGATTGGAATATAAAGGATGACCTGTTGGTGCAATCTCATATGAGCAACGATTCGCTTAAACAGCTTGCAAGATACCATCCTAATCACCCTGAACCAAAAGTTGGTGCTGAATTCTTCGGGTTTATAAAGGATGCCAATTATGTTGATCCTGATCCAGTTGATCACAAAAACTGGAGAAACGAAAAAGAAATGAAAGAGGCTGCCTATGCTGAAGAATTGAAAACTATTGCGGAGTTTAAAAGCATAAAAAATGAATGGTTTGTCAAAGAAACAGGGAGGAGACGCAGAAAGGCCACTCTTAAAATTCAAGAGGGTGAAGGGTCGTCATCAAAACCaaagaaaaagcaaaagaaagCCGCAGAAACATTATTGATTGATGAACCTGAAGAAGATGAACCAGTGGTAGCTGCGGAAGAAGATCCGTTTAATGTTGATGAACATATGATGTTTAATATTGAAGTCTTAGAGTCTGGGCCAACTGTTGAAGTTGAACAAGTTGTTAATATCGAAGCTCAGAAAGGGAAAGAGAAAGTTATTGACGATATTGAGGGTGATGATGTTGACAAGAGTACAACAAGTTCCTCGAGTTCTTCAGAAGAAGAAGTAGTAGATGAGACAGAACGTTTAAGAAGAATTCAGGAAGCAACCGAGAAAGAGAAGTTATTGAGGAAGAGAAAGAGACAGGAAAAGGACGATGATGATGCTTATGTTCCTTCTCCAGAACATGTCTCCGAGTCACAATCTCCTGCAAGTGGTCGAAAGAAAGGTGGAGCTCGAAAGAAAGTTGTATCTCCTAAGATCAGAAAGGTTACACCAAAGATATCAAAGCCAAAGATTGTCTTGAAGAAGAAGCCAACCGAAGAAACTAGGAAACCACAAACACCACCACATGAACCAACACCACCTCAATCACCCATTCATTTATCTCCACGACAACCTACACCACCACAACAATcttcaccaccaaaacaaccaacaccacccagacaaccatCACCTATACAGCTTTCACCACTACAtctttcaccaccaccacaacaaaccTTGTTTACATCGCAAGAAATCTTTCAAACACCTCCTCCCACTGAAATTTAA